Proteins encoded by one window of Acidobacteriota bacterium:
- a CDS encoding ester cyclase — protein MKTSHETIARRYRAEVCHGKLAVADEIFDPAVQAHVSDSLTPPVAPGVAAIKAVVTMYSAAFPDTQYTIEDIVVGETKAAVRWSARGTHTGALGELAPTGKQVSVTGMDVYHFRDGKIVDVWVSWDALGCLKQLGVA, from the coding sequence ATGAAAACGAGCCATGAAACCATCGCACGCCGTTACCGCGCCGAAGTCTGTCACGGCAAGCTGGCCGTCGCCGACGAGATTTTTGATCCCGCCGTGCAAGCACACGTCAGCGATTCACTCACGCCGCCCGTCGCCCCCGGCGTAGCGGCTATCAAAGCAGTGGTGACGATGTACAGCGCCGCCTTCCCCGACACGCAATACACGATTGAAGACATCGTCGTGGGCGAAACCAAAGCCGCCGTGCGCTGGTCGGCGCGCGGTACGCACACGGGCGCGCTCGGCGAACTCGCGCCAACCGGCAAGCAGGTGAGCGTGACCGGCATGGATGTTTATCACTTCCGCGACGGCAAGATCGTTGACGTGTGGGTGAGTTGGGACGCGCTGGGTTGTTTGAAACAACTCGGCGTCGCCTGA
- a CDS encoding ester cyclase, whose protein sequence is MNNQNSKELGHRYIEVIWNQAELNRLDEFTAPDIVRHDPASGVQRGFAAYSAVVQALHTAFHPMHFVINWHVGEGAAAAHHWTVTGTHVGEFNGIAPTGKQFTLDGVSIYRFANGKLVEERTVGDALSLLKQLGVAI, encoded by the coding sequence ATGAACAATCAGAACAGCAAAGAATTGGGCCACCGCTACATTGAAGTGATCTGGAACCAGGCTGAACTCAACCGGCTCGACGAATTCACCGCGCCCGACATCGTGCGCCACGATCCGGCCAGCGGCGTCCAGCGCGGCTTTGCCGCATACAGCGCCGTCGTACAAGCGCTGCACACAGCCTTTCACCCCATGCACTTCGTCATCAACTGGCACGTCGGCGAGGGTGCCGCGGCGGCCCATCACTGGACGGTGACGGGCACACACGTTGGCGAATTCAACGGCATCGCGCCCACCGGCAAGCAATTCACGCTGGATGGCGTCAGCATTTACCGCTTCGCCAACGGCAAACTGGTCGAAGAGCGCACGGTGGGGGATGCGCTGAGCTTGCTGAAGCAATTGGGCGTCGCCATCTGA
- a CDS encoding VCBS repeat-containing protein has protein sequence MRFLKLFRRTARLYLALFICLACLTGFSASAGQRWAQLWQRLAPDYTARLGRAPARVFNVITVNTTADENGANSAACSLREAITAANTNAVFGGCPAGAAGLDVIEFNLGTGTPVITLSGGAPTITQAVTIDGATGGATRVMLDGVTNSGNGLDLQTGGCTIRGLVIKRFLFGIRIFNGSGGHTIQNCFIGTNENGDSIVNAGNGASGIVIVNTPNNLIGGDTPGAGNVLAANGNFGLDLQGSPGNTVQGNRIGTDVNGALDFGNVFGGVNVSGAANNLIGGASLGARNIIAGNGGNGVSLSNAGNSRVQGNYIGLTAAGTAALLNNQFGVFVSASNGALIGGTARGEGNVISGNGNGAAGGDGISLQSSGVTVQGNLIGLNAAGTAKVPNVSDGIGLSDATNSLIGGTTAGAGNIIAGNNGSGVAIRSTGSGAGNNVVQGNLIGTNSAGDANLGNASHGVFLTGQFSGSANSNAIGGTAAGAGNVIAFNGGAGVGLSTASTRNAIQGNSIFSNVRRGITLDFNNFPANDPGDGDTGANNRQNFPALTQAAISNGNVAVQGTFNSTANATFRLEFFDSPARHSTGYGEGKTFLGFINVTTDASGNTAFNVILPISATANHFLTATATDANGNTSEFSLSLAPPNVTPQTVAAIPYNSPTRRTIAQVSDFETAAGNLTLALSNVPAGMTVSGLQHDGNGFISALLNAACNLAGSTQSFNLNVTDADNNATSGVVTVGLQPLPTIQFTNNNPTSQTVCVGQQALFGPINVTFSGGAPVAVNFRWRKVGQSNPVSTASQLFFPNATAADAGDYLVEWATECNPSNYQFLEQVSLTVHQPTAATALDNGTVIEGAAASFTTTASGSGPFGFVWKKGAVVLSSNEHLQINSTAMQSTLLIGQTVTGDSDTYSVTVTGACGAVTQSAALTVNPTCVGLTLAPFTLPSGVLGYAYNQTLTASGGVPPYSFSISDGALPPGLALNANGTLSGAPTQVGNFVFNVEASAGACTGSAGYTLSVGQLNLAATGGEGYVDLNWTQAGYSSLMGFKLYRATVSGGSYALAQSLAANASTFRDTGVTPNTAYFYKLTVLDSNGESSFSNPAAATPVAGEPPVITHTPPAAPAAPGVPIPILATVTDNVGVQSVKLFFRTLGAASYTERAMLTGGNNLYETGIQGSEFVVPGVEYYLEARDQSNVTQAGQPNDPYRLTLADRPYLTQLNPANGPAAGGTSVTLTGHNFKANAVVRFDSALATITNQSATQLVCITPPHFPAAVDVRVTNPDGASDVLTRGFIYQGAQAALSLPTTTGPQGVNVQIPINAANVQGLTAADVRVTSNSVVLSAVNVSPGTLTPNWGMQTNLNTPGEVRLALASTTGPISGSGSVAVIEFQVLGAPGAVTPLTLSSVLLNGGAIAATLTAGQFTVAPVYSISGTVSHWNNTLGGLGNVTLALAGSGNYTASSQANGAFALSNVLGGSYTLTPSKTDQTSGISAFDAALVLQHSAGLITLTGAALTAADVDRSGGVNAQDAFYILQQTVGLIGLPFPGAGVAWLFNPVTRSYNNLSADQTNQNFTGMLLGDVNGSFTTGNAPHTLATLSLPEVSVPAGAEFPMLLSLGLTQGQVLGADLQLTYDPTVVSVLAVENGSLISDWLRAVNLNTPGLLRVALAGSRGVAGSGELLRLRLRATGGVGRSSTFTFTQGRLNEGGIGTTLTAGRVTIRARPAPADFDLDGKTDLTVWRGATGAWFTARDGNSSLPPIVWGSSREPYNDVIAPGDYDGDGQADVAIWRPLDGGWYIINSSTGAFSQRAWGQRGDVPVPGDYDGDGQTDPAVWRPSDNNWYILKSSDGQFTVQAWGSPNAPYNDVAVPADYDGDGKTDLAVFRRQTGVWYVRKSSDGQIIVQPWGLGTDAPVPGDYDGDGRADLAVWRGGEGNWYVRKSSDGQFQVTQWGSGALEDVPVPGDYDGDGRADVAVFRRSNGTWYIQPSNTSAAIVKPWGLGTDMPVPGHLAGRN, from the coding sequence ATGCGTTTTTTGAAACTCTTCCGCCGCACGGCCAGGCTGTATCTGGCGTTGTTCATCTGTCTGGCTTGTTTGACCGGCTTCAGCGCCAGCGCCGGCCAGCGTTGGGCGCAGCTTTGGCAGCGGCTTGCGCCGGATTATACCGCGCGGCTTGGCAGAGCGCCGGCACGTGTCTTCAACGTCATTACCGTCAATACAACGGCGGATGAGAACGGCGCGAACAGCGCCGCGTGTTCGTTGCGCGAAGCCATCACCGCAGCCAATACAAACGCTGTGTTTGGCGGTTGTCCGGCGGGCGCGGCGGGATTGGATGTGATCGAGTTCAATCTCGGCACGGGCACGCCGGTCATCACGTTGAGCGGCGGCGCGCCAACGATTACACAAGCGGTGACGATTGACGGGGCGACGGGCGGGGCAACGCGTGTAATGTTGGACGGCGTGACCAACAGCGGCAATGGGCTGGATTTGCAAACCGGCGGTTGCACGATCCGCGGCCTGGTCATCAAGCGGTTTTTGTTTGGCATCCGCATTTTCAACGGCAGCGGCGGCCATACGATTCAGAACTGTTTCATTGGCACGAACGAAAACGGCGACAGCATTGTGAACGCGGGCAATGGCGCGTCGGGCATCGTCATCGTCAACACACCGAACAACCTGATTGGCGGCGACACGCCGGGTGCGGGCAATGTGCTGGCGGCCAACGGGAATTTCGGCCTTGATCTTCAGGGTTCCCCCGGCAATACGGTGCAAGGCAATCGCATCGGCACCGATGTGAACGGCGCGCTGGATTTCGGCAATGTGTTTGGCGGCGTCAATGTGAGCGGCGCGGCGAACAACCTCATCGGCGGCGCCAGCCTGGGCGCGCGCAACATCATTGCGGGCAATGGCGGCAATGGCGTCTCGCTGAGCAATGCCGGCAACTCGCGCGTGCAAGGCAACTACATCGGCCTCACGGCGGCGGGCACGGCGGCGCTGCTCAACAATCAATTCGGCGTTTTTGTCAGCGCCTCGAATGGCGCGCTCATCGGCGGCACAGCACGCGGCGAAGGCAATGTCATTTCGGGCAACGGCAATGGCGCTGCTGGCGGCGACGGCATTTCGCTGCAATCCAGCGGTGTGACGGTGCAAGGCAATCTCATCGGTTTGAATGCGGCGGGCACAGCGAAAGTGCCGAACGTCAGTGATGGCATCGGCCTCAGCGACGCCACCAACAGCCTAATTGGCGGCACTACGGCGGGCGCAGGCAACATCATCGCGGGCAATAACGGCAGCGGCGTCGCCATTCGCAGCACCGGCAGCGGCGCGGGCAACAACGTGGTGCAGGGGAATCTCATCGGCACAAACAGCGCCGGCGACGCCAATTTGGGCAATGCCAGTCACGGCGTTTTTCTGACGGGTCAATTCAGCGGCAGCGCCAACAGCAATGCCATCGGCGGCACGGCGGCGGGCGCGGGCAACGTCATCGCCTTCAACGGCGGCGCGGGCGTGGGACTGAGCACGGCTTCAACGCGCAATGCGATTCAGGGCAATTCAATTTTCAGCAATGTGCGGCGCGGCATTACGCTCGACTTCAACAACTTTCCCGCCAACGATCCGGGCGATGGCGACACGGGCGCGAACAACCGGCAGAACTTTCCGGCGCTGACGCAGGCGGCGATTAGCAATGGCAATGTCGCTGTGCAAGGCACGTTCAACAGCACGGCGAATGCAACGTTCCGGCTGGAATTCTTCGACAGCCCGGCGCGCCATTCGACGGGCTATGGCGAAGGGAAAACTTTTCTAGGCTTCATCAACGTCACAACTGACGCCAGCGGCAATACCGCCTTCAACGTCATCTTGCCCATCAGCGCCACAGCCAACCACTTCCTGACTGCGACGGCGACGGATGCGAACGGCAATACGTCGGAGTTCTCGCTCAGCCTGGCCCCGCCCAACGTGACGCCGCAAACGGTGGCGGCCATTCCCTACAATTCGCCGACGCGCCGCACCATAGCGCAAGTCAGTGATTTCGAGACGGCGGCGGGAAACCTGACGCTGGCACTCAGCAACGTGCCCGCCGGGATGACGGTGAGCGGATTGCAGCACGATGGAAATGGATTCATCAGCGCGCTGCTCAACGCCGCCTGCAATCTGGCGGGCAGCACGCAAAGCTTTAACCTCAACGTGACCGATGCCGACAACAACGCCACCAGCGGCGTTGTCACGGTTGGGTTGCAACCGCTGCCGACCATTCAATTCACCAACAACAATCCAACCAGCCAAACCGTCTGCGTTGGTCAGCAGGCGCTCTTCGGCCCGATCAATGTGACGTTCAGCGGCGGCGCACCGGTGGCCGTCAACTTCCGCTGGCGCAAAGTCGGTCAGTCGAATCCTGTCTCAACCGCCTCCCAGCTTTTCTTCCCCAACGCCACGGCTGCGGATGCAGGCGATTACCTGGTGGAATGGGCAACCGAATGCAACCCCAGCAACTATCAATTTTTGGAGCAAGTCTCCCTGACAGTACATCAGCCCACGGCGGCCACGGCGCTCGACAATGGCACCGTCATCGAAGGCGCAGCGGCCAGCTTCACGACCACGGCCTCAGGCAGCGGCCCGTTCGGCTTTGTTTGGAAGAAAGGCGCGGTGGTGCTTTCAAGCAACGAGCATTTGCAGATCAATTCGACCGCGATGCAAAGCACGTTGTTGATCGGCCAGACTGTCACAGGCGACAGTGATACCTACAGCGTCACTGTCACCGGCGCCTGCGGCGCGGTAACACAAAGCGCCGCACTGACGGTGAACCCCACCTGCGTTGGGCTGACGCTCGCGCCGTTCACCTTGCCTAGCGGCGTGCTCGGTTATGCCTACAACCAAACGCTGACGGCCAGCGGCGGCGTACCGCCGTATTCGTTCAGCATTTCAGACGGCGCCTTGCCGCCGGGTTTAGCGCTCAACGCCAACGGCACACTGAGCGGCGCGCCCACGCAGGTCGGCAACTTCGTGTTCAATGTGGAAGCCAGCGCGGGCGCGTGCACAGGCAGCGCGGGTTACACGCTCAGCGTCGGCCAACTCAATCTGGCGGCGACGGGCGGCGAGGGTTATGTGGATTTGAACTGGACGCAGGCAGGCTACAGTTCATTGATGGGTTTCAAGCTGTATCGCGCCACAGTCAGCGGCGGGTCGTATGCGCTGGCGCAAAGCCTGGCGGCCAATGCCAGCACGTTCCGCGATACGGGAGTGACGCCCAACACGGCGTACTTTTATAAGCTGACCGTGCTCGACAGCAACGGCGAATCGAGCTTTTCCAATCCCGCCGCCGCCACACCCGTGGCCGGTGAACCGCCAGTCATCACGCATACGCCGCCCGCCGCGCCTGCGGCGCCGGGCGTGCCCATTCCCATCCTGGCGACGGTGACGGACAACGTCGGCGTGCAAAGCGTCAAGCTGTTTTTCCGCACGCTTGGCGCGGCCAGTTACACCGAGCGTGCCATGCTCACCGGCGGCAACAATCTTTATGAGACAGGGATTCAGGGCAGCGAATTCGTCGTGCCCGGCGTGGAGTATTACCTCGAAGCGCGCGACCAGAGCAACGTCACGCAAGCGGGCCAGCCCAACGATCCGTACCGGCTGACGCTCGCAGATCGCCCATATCTGACGCAACTCAACCCGGCGAATGGCCCGGCGGCGGGCGGCACAAGCGTCACGCTCACGGGGCACAACTTCAAAGCGAACGCGGTCGTGCGCTTTGATAGCGCGCTGGCGACGATCACCAACCAGAGCGCGACGCAGCTTGTTTGCATCACGCCGCCGCATTTCCCCGCCGCCGTGGATGTGCGCGTGACCAATCCCGACGGCGCGAGCGATGTGTTGACGCGCGGCTTCATCTATCAGGGCGCACAAGCCGCGCTCAGTTTGCCCACGACCACCGGGCCGCAAGGCGTCAACGTGCAAATTCCCATCAATGCCGCCAACGTGCAGGGGCTGACGGCAGCCGACGTGCGCGTCACCTCTAACAGCGTGGTCTTGAGCGCCGTCAACGTCAGTCCGGGCACGCTCACGCCGAATTGGGGCATGCAAACGAATCTCAACACCCCGGGCGAAGTGCGGCTGGCGCTGGCGAGCACCACCGGGCCAATCAGCGGTTCGGGTTCAGTGGCGGTGATCGAATTTCAAGTGCTGGGCGCGCCGGGCGCGGTGACGCCGCTGACACTGAGTTCAGTCTTGCTCAACGGCGGCGCGATTGCGGCCACGCTCACGGCGGGGCAATTCACGGTGGCGCCGGTTTACTCGATCTCCGGCACGGTCAGTCATTGGAACAACACGTTGGGCGGCTTGGGCAATGTGACGCTGGCGCTCGCGGGCAGCGGCAATTACACAGCCAGCAGTCAGGCGAATGGCGCATTCGCGTTGAGCAACGTGCTGGGCGGCAGCTACACACTGACGCCAAGTAAGACCGATCAAACCAGCGGCATTTCGGCCTTTGATGCGGCGTTGGTGCTGCAACATTCGGCGGGCTTGATCACGCTGACGGGCGCGGCGTTGACGGCGGCGGATGTGGATCGCAGCGGCGGCGTGAATGCGCAGGATGCGTTTTACATCCTGCAACAAACGGTCGGCTTGATCGGCCTGCCCTTCCCCGGCGCGGGCGTGGCTTGGTTATTCAACCCAGTCACGCGCAGCTATAACAATCTCAGCGCCGATCAGACCAATCAAAATTTCACCGGCATGCTGCTCGGCGATGTCAACGGCAGCTTCACGACAGGCAACGCGCCGCACACACTCGCCACGCTCAGTTTGCCGGAAGTCAGCGTGCCGGCAGGCGCAGAGTTTCCCATGCTGCTCAGCCTGGGCTTGACGCAAGGCCAGGTGCTGGGCGCGGATTTGCAACTCACCTATGACCCAACGGTCGTCAGCGTGCTGGCCGTCGAGAATGGCAGTTTGATCAGCGATTGGCTGCGCGCGGTGAATCTCAACACGCCCGGCTTGCTGCGAGTGGCGCTCGCGGGCAGTCGCGGCGTAGCGGGCAGCGGTGAGCTATTGCGGCTGCGGTTGCGCGCGACGGGTGGCGTGGGCCGTTCGAGCACTTTCACCTTCACGCAAGGACGGCTCAATGAAGGCGGCATCGGAACTACGCTCACAGCAGGCCGCGTGACGATTCGCGCCCGGCCCGCGCCCGCCGATTTCGATCTGGATGGCAAGACCGATTTGACCGTGTGGCGCGGCGCGACCGGCGCCTGGTTCACGGCGCGGGACGGCAACAGCAGTTTGCCGCCCATCGTTTGGGGCAGCAGCCGCGAGCCTTACAACGATGTGATCGCACCGGGCGATTATGACGGCGACGGCCAGGCTGACGTAGCCATTTGGCGTCCGCTCGATGGCGGTTGGTACATCATCAATTCGTCCACCGGCGCATTTAGTCAGCGCGCCTGGGGGCAACGCGGCGATGTGCCTGTGCCCGGTGATTATGACGGCGACGGCCAGACCGATCCGGCCGTCTGGCGGCCCTCAGACAACAACTGGTACATCCTGAAAAGCTCGGACGGGCAATTCACCGTGCAAGCCTGGGGCAGTCCCAACGCGCCGTACAACGATGTCGCCGTGCCCGCCGATTATGACGGCGATGGCAAGACCGACCTCGCCGTCTTCCGGCGGCAAACCGGCGTCTGGTACGTGCGCAAGAGTTCGGATGGACAAATCATTGTGCAGCCTTGGGGCCTCGGTACGGATGCGCCCGTGCCCGGCGATTACGATGGCGATGGGCGCGCCGATCTCGCCGTCTGGCGCGGCGGCGAAGGCAATTGGTATGTGCGCAAGAGCAGTGACGGCCAATTCCAAGTCACTCAATGGGGCAGCGGCGCGCTCGAAGATGTGCCCGTACCGGGCGATTATGACGGCGATGGCCGCGCGGATGTGGCCGTCTTCCGGCGCAGCAACGGCACTTGGTACATTCAACCCAGCAACACCAGTGCGGCCATCGTGAAACCGTGGGGCTTGGGCACCGATATGCCTGTGCCTGGACACTTGGCCGGACGCAATTGA
- a CDS encoding ThuA domain-containing protein produces the protein MHNPAHGRATILWGGMLAAALVWLSGYAWAGRAIAQQGVWLPPPKNTDAVKTLVVTGGHDHDADFYTVFADARIRATVDPHPAALRNDIRKRADVLVLYDYVKEPLEAPRRQHLLAFAESGKGIVILHHAICSHTDWPAWYETIAGGRWLFEPTNGLPATTYQHDEEMDVKIAGNHPITRGLRDFRIHDETYKGLWISPQVKPLLTTTHPRSDKTIAWISPYEKSRVVYIQLGHDRQANLNPHYQTLVRQAILWAAGRLK, from the coding sequence ATGCACAACCCGGCACACGGGCGCGCGACCATACTGTGGGGCGGCATGTTGGCGGCGGCACTTGTCTGGCTGAGTGGTTACGCCTGGGCGGGGCGTGCCATTGCGCAGCAGGGCGTGTGGCTGCCGCCGCCTAAAAATACTGACGCCGTCAAAACGCTGGTCGTCACGGGCGGCCACGATCACGACGCCGATTTTTACACCGTTTTTGCCGATGCCCGCATCCGCGCCACTGTTGACCCGCACCCGGCGGCCTTGCGCAACGACATTCGCAAACGCGCCGACGTGCTGGTGCTGTACGACTATGTCAAAGAACCGCTGGAAGCGCCGCGCCGCCAGCACCTGCTGGCCTTTGCGGAAAGCGGCAAAGGCATCGTCATCTTGCACCACGCAATTTGCAGTCATACGGACTGGCCCGCCTGGTACGAAACCATCGCGGGCGGGCGCTGGCTGTTTGAACCCACCAACGGCTTGCCCGCCACGACGTATCAACACGACGAAGAGATGGACGTGAAGATCGCCGGCAATCACCCCATCACGCGCGGCCTGCGCGACTTTCGCATTCACGACGAAACGTACAAGGGCCTCTGGATTTCGCCCCAGGTCAAACCCCTGTTGACGACCACGCATCCGCGCAGCGACAAGACGATTGCGTGGATCAGTCCGTATGAAAAGTCGCGTGTTGTCTACATTCAATTGGGGCACGACCGGCAGGCGAATTTGAATCCGCATTATCAAACGCTGGTGCGGCAGGCGATTTTGTGGGCGGCGGGGCGGTTGAAATAA
- a CDS encoding EamA family transporter, giving the protein MSEAFTTTGLLMAATTSVTNVFKDIAGKKVVDQHELVASTFWIRFFAAVVFAGALLVRIAMYGPPAVKPDPSPLFGVAGWFIAPLPTYFVYLLIEVSLIVCSTLLFFRAMQVSPISLCMPYVSFTPVFLLFTGRLINHETISQAAMVGVLLIFIGSMVMHRALWANGWLEPVKAIYRERGCLYMLIAGFIMAITNPIDKKLVTMTDAFTQGCGFGVGMALFFGLLALARRADIGHVIRAMPSWCMIAGTGEAIALLFQLMSHNYIQVVITISIKRAGIILTVLLGWLIFKEKDIGDKLIAASVMLAGVLIIYLKLDVMASLGLAGVALLALALALYLTRNSAANATTKAIRGASAT; this is encoded by the coding sequence ATGTCTGAAGCATTCACTACAACTGGCCTGCTGATGGCCGCCACCACCTCCGTCACCAACGTCTTCAAAGACATCGCGGGCAAGAAGGTCGTAGACCAGCACGAACTGGTCGCCTCGACCTTCTGGATTCGCTTCTTCGCCGCTGTCGTCTTTGCTGGGGCGCTGTTGGTGCGCATCGCGATGTACGGGCCGCCCGCCGTGAAACCTGATCCCAGCCCATTGTTTGGCGTGGCGGGTTGGTTCATCGCGCCGCTGCCGACCTACTTCGTTTACCTGCTGATTGAGGTGTCCTTGATCGTCTGTTCGACGCTGCTGTTCTTTCGCGCCATGCAGGTGTCGCCAATTTCGCTGTGCATGCCATACGTATCGTTCACGCCGGTGTTTTTGCTCTTCACCGGACGGCTCATCAACCACGAGACGATCTCGCAGGCGGCGATGGTGGGCGTGTTGCTGATCTTCATCGGTTCGATGGTGATGCATCGCGCATTGTGGGCGAACGGCTGGCTCGAACCGGTCAAGGCGATTTATCGTGAACGCGGCTGCCTTTACATGCTCATCGCCGGGTTCATCATGGCGATCACCAATCCGATTGATAAAAAGCTGGTGACGATGACCGATGCTTTTACGCAAGGCTGCGGCTTTGGCGTAGGCATGGCGCTTTTCTTCGGTCTGCTAGCACTGGCGCGGCGGGCGGATATTGGACACGTGATTCGCGCCATGCCAAGTTGGTGCATGATTGCGGGCACGGGCGAAGCGATTGCGCTGCTCTTTCAATTGATGTCGCACAACTACATTCAAGTGGTCATCACGATCAGCATCAAACGCGCGGGTATCATCTTAACTGTGCTGCTGGGCTGGTTGATTTTCAAAGAGAAAGACATCGGCGATAAGCTGATTGCCGCTTCGGTGATGCTCGCCGGGGTGTTGATTATTTATTTGAAGCTGGATGTGATGGCGAGCTTGGGTTTGGCTGGCGTGGCATTACTGGCGCTGGCGCTGGCGCTGTATTTAACACGCAACTCGGCGGCGAACGCCACGACCAAAGCGATACGGGGAGCGTCAGCGACCTGA
- a CDS encoding phytanoyl-CoA dioxygenase family protein: protein MTATQFSFDDEPGLHAPDLYDYAALAEGIDGLDAIDDVQVARYHAQGVIAVHNAFTAQQVQDALDGLTDLIAGKVPEFTNIQFRGDVRDRLDQLTVEERINAVRRLLYFAEYDARLLAIAQHPALLAAVEKLLNAPPVLFQSMALVKPPRGREKPWHQDHAYFELPLDARVVGVWIALDEAGIENSCMRFLPGWHRQIGSQGSEEASAPREVITSDGLRPLWPHYLLRDLQICDREMAGPKAHRIAAPLQPGGLVLFDSYIPHGTPSNLTAQRRRALQFHYTVAEVPKITAEERVALWLGEDGSC, encoded by the coding sequence ATGACGGCAACGCAATTTAGTTTTGACGATGAACCGGGCCTGCATGCGCCCGACTTGTATGATTATGCGGCTCTGGCTGAAGGCATTGACGGGCTGGACGCCATTGATGACGTCCAGGTCGCGCGCTACCACGCGCAAGGCGTAATCGCGGTGCATAACGCCTTCACAGCGCAACAAGTGCAAGACGCGCTGGACGGGTTGACCGATCTGATCGCGGGCAAGGTACCCGAATTTACCAACATCCAATTTCGCGGCGACGTGCGCGACCGCCTGGATCAATTGACCGTCGAAGAGCGCATCAACGCTGTGCGGCGCTTGCTTTACTTTGCTGAATACGACGCGCGGCTGCTTGCTATCGCGCAGCATCCGGCCTTGCTGGCGGCGGTCGAAAAGCTGCTGAACGCGCCGCCTGTTCTTTTTCAGAGCATGGCGCTCGTCAAACCGCCGCGCGGACGCGAAAAACCTTGGCATCAGGATCACGCCTATTTTGAATTGCCGCTCGACGCGCGCGTCGTCGGCGTCTGGATCGCGCTGGACGAAGCAGGGATTGAGAACAGCTGCATGCGCTTTCTGCCGGGCTGGCATCGGCAGATTGGGAGCCAAGGTAGCGAGGAAGCCTCCGCACCACGCGAAGTCATAACAAGCGATGGCTTACGCCCGCTGTGGCCGCATTACCTGCTGCGCGATTTACAGATTTGTGATCGTGAGATGGCGGGGCCGAAAGCACACCGCATTGCTGCACCGTTACAGCCGGGCGGGCTGGTGCTGTTCGACAGCTACATCCCGCACGGCACGCCGAGCAATCTCACGGCGCAACGGCGGCGCGCCTTGCAGTTTCATTACACGGTGGCAGAGGTGCCAAAGATTACGGCGGAAGAGCGGGTGGCGCTGTGGCTGGGGGAAGATGGTTCTTGCTAA
- a CDS encoding sugar phosphate isomerase/epimerase: protein MQLKLVKSTWGMTGTLAENLRRIADAGYAAVEMQLPPDELLPEFRRLLQETKLAYVAMVITLTDDHLPEFKAKVEKVRAFEPLQLTVHAGKDWWPWETQRAFFAKALEVERQTGLIINHETHRGRPMFTPAATARLLREFPELHINADFSHFCNVCESLLEDQTADMALCIARSRHLHGRVGHEEGPQVNDPRAPEWAQQLAAHETWWAEIIRARLRAGAAHFTFNPEFGPPNYMPTLPYTAQPVSDLWDVCAWMTERFGQLYQEVTKPA from the coding sequence ATGCAACTCAAACTCGTCAAAAGCACCTGGGGCATGACCGGCACGCTCGCCGAAAATTTGCGCCGCATCGCCGACGCCGGATACGCCGCCGTTGAAATGCAGTTGCCGCCGGATGAACTGCTGCCGGAGTTTCGCCGCCTGCTGCAAGAAACCAAGCTCGCATACGTCGCGATGGTCATCACGCTGACCGACGATCATCTGCCCGAATTCAAAGCCAAGGTTGAAAAGGTGCGCGCGTTTGAACCACTGCAACTGACGGTGCACGCGGGCAAGGATTGGTGGCCGTGGGAAACGCAACGCGCCTTCTTTGCTAAGGCCTTGGAGGTCGAGCGGCAAACCGGCCTGATCATCAATCACGAGACGCATCGCGGGCGGCCTATGTTTACGCCCGCAGCAACGGCGCGGCTGTTGCGCGAATTCCCTGAGTTGCACATCAATGCGGACTTCAGCCATTTCTGCAACGTGTGCGAGAGCTTGCTGGAAGACCAAACCGCAGACATGGCCTTGTGCATTGCGCGTTCCCGCCATTTGCACGGGCGCGTAGGCCACGAAGAAGGGCCACAGGTCAACGATCCGCGCGCGCCGGAATGGGCGCAGCAATTGGCGGCGCACGAAACGTGGTGGGCCGAGATCATTCGCGCGCGACTGCGGGCGGGCGCGGCGCATTTCACCTTCAATCCCGAATTCGGGCCGCCGAATTACATGCCGACATTGCCTTACACCGCTCAACCAGTCAGCGATTTGTGGGACGTGTGCGCGTGGATGACGGAACGCTTTGGACAGCTTTATCAGGAAGTAACAAAGCCTGCGTAA